The Ooceraea biroi isolate clonal line C1 chromosome 1, Obir_v5.4, whole genome shotgun sequence genome has a window encoding:
- the LOC105288127 gene encoding uncharacterized protein LOC105288127 isoform X2: MKFSDFPASPETEQLLSVRTHGNTPDARVRPQPGERWSSDETYLQGGVSSSRPTPRDKPVELNGDVSQIGETSNNPSVVIRLPSVITDDNQCNDDPPPYSAITPPNHVGWPYGIFSYSHSCSTDGTPSRAEIPLAAFFQGTSTAMNFHHEGSDGQHTSSFSTPYQFFKFGCRRNSVLRETSFPDNGIAEKIDDTKSRRYGGILVAAAVIIFLMALSLMVRFVMERSWWRA, from the exons ATTTCCCGGCAAGCCCGGAAACCGAGCAGCTGTTATCCGTTCGTACACACGGTAACACGCCAGATGCACGCGTGAGACCCCAACCTGGAGAACGATGGTCCTCGGACGAGACATACCTTCAAGGCGGCGTCTCGTCGTCGAGACCGACACCTCGAGACAAACCCGTGGAATTAAACGGTGACGTTTCGCAGATCGGCGAAACCTCGAACAATCCGAGCGTCGTGATAAGGTTGCCCTCAGTCATCACAGACGATAACCAGTGTAACGATGATCCACCACCCTACAGCGCGATCACACCCCCGAATCACGTTGGCTGGCCGTATGGGATTTTTTCATACAGTCACTCGTGTTCGACGGACGGGACGCCCAGCAGAGCGGAAATACCACTGGCGGCATTTTTCCAAGGAACTTCAACAGCTATGAATTTCCATCACGAAGGAAGCGACGGCCAGCACACGTCGTCCTTCTCGACGCCTTACCAGTTCTTCAAATTCGGCTGCCGCAGGAATTCTGTTCTGAGGGAAACGTCATTTCCGGACAACGGGATCGCAGAGAAAATCGACGACACGAAATCACGAA GATACGGCGGCATTCTTGTGGCAGCGGCGGTAATCATCTTCCTCATGGCCCTGTCCTTGATGGTTCGCTTCGTCATGGAGAGAAGTTGGTGGCGAGCATAG
- the LOC105288127 gene encoding uncharacterized protein LOC105288127 isoform X3: MLRNAGEDFPASPETEQLLSVRTHGNTPDARVRPQPGERWSSDETYLQGGVSSSRPTPRDKPVELNGDVSQIGETSNNPSVVIRLPSVITDDNQCNDDPPPYSAITPPNHVGWPYGIFSYSHSCSTDGTPSRAEIPLAAFFQGTSTAMNFHHEGSDGQHTSSFSTPYQFFKFGCRRNSVLRETSFPDNGIAEKIDDTKSRSFSLDVT, encoded by the exons ATGTTGAGAAACGCTGGAGAAG ATTTCCCGGCAAGCCCGGAAACCGAGCAGCTGTTATCCGTTCGTACACACGGTAACACGCCAGATGCACGCGTGAGACCCCAACCTGGAGAACGATGGTCCTCGGACGAGACATACCTTCAAGGCGGCGTCTCGTCGTCGAGACCGACACCTCGAGACAAACCCGTGGAATTAAACGGTGACGTTTCGCAGATCGGCGAAACCTCGAACAATCCGAGCGTCGTGATAAGGTTGCCCTCAGTCATCACAGACGATAACCAGTGTAACGATGATCCACCACCCTACAGCGCGATCACACCCCCGAATCACGTTGGCTGGCCGTATGGGATTTTTTCATACAGTCACTCGTGTTCGACGGACGGGACGCCCAGCAGAGCGGAAATACCACTGGCGGCATTTTTCCAAGGAACTTCAACAGCTATGAATTTCCATCACGAAGGAAGCGACGGCCAGCACACGTCGTCCTTCTCGACGCCTTACCAGTTCTTCAAATTCGGCTGCCGCAGGAATTCTGTTCTGAGGGAAACGTCATTTCCGGACAACGGGATCGCAGAGAAAATCGACGACACGAAATCACGAA GTTTCAGCCTTGACGTAACGTGA
- the LOC105288127 gene encoding uncharacterized protein LOC105288127 isoform X1, with protein sequence MLRNAGEDFPASPETEQLLSVRTHGNTPDARVRPQPGERWSSDETYLQGGVSSSRPTPRDKPVELNGDVSQIGETSNNPSVVIRLPSVITDDNQCNDDPPPYSAITPPNHVGWPYGIFSYSHSCSTDGTPSRAEIPLAAFFQGTSTAMNFHHEGSDGQHTSSFSTPYQFFKFGCRRNSVLRETSFPDNGIAEKIDDTKSRRYGGILVAAAVIIFLMALSLMVRFVMERSWWRA encoded by the exons ATGTTGAGAAACGCTGGAGAAG ATTTCCCGGCAAGCCCGGAAACCGAGCAGCTGTTATCCGTTCGTACACACGGTAACACGCCAGATGCACGCGTGAGACCCCAACCTGGAGAACGATGGTCCTCGGACGAGACATACCTTCAAGGCGGCGTCTCGTCGTCGAGACCGACACCTCGAGACAAACCCGTGGAATTAAACGGTGACGTTTCGCAGATCGGCGAAACCTCGAACAATCCGAGCGTCGTGATAAGGTTGCCCTCAGTCATCACAGACGATAACCAGTGTAACGATGATCCACCACCCTACAGCGCGATCACACCCCCGAATCACGTTGGCTGGCCGTATGGGATTTTTTCATACAGTCACTCGTGTTCGACGGACGGGACGCCCAGCAGAGCGGAAATACCACTGGCGGCATTTTTCCAAGGAACTTCAACAGCTATGAATTTCCATCACGAAGGAAGCGACGGCCAGCACACGTCGTCCTTCTCGACGCCTTACCAGTTCTTCAAATTCGGCTGCCGCAGGAATTCTGTTCTGAGGGAAACGTCATTTCCGGACAACGGGATCGCAGAGAAAATCGACGACACGAAATCACGAA GATACGGCGGCATTCTTGTGGCAGCGGCGGTAATCATCTTCCTCATGGCCCTGTCCTTGATGGTTCGCTTCGTCATGGAGAGAAGTTGGTGGCGAGCATAG
- the LOC105288126 gene encoding uncharacterized protein LOC105288126 has translation MIYKFFQALPIMNFTYNGSLIMLGVAAMLSIVLFSVMAYHLGSVADDFALSDSISLRNNTSLEEDLKDILKFIPLSEIGIIINNYLKYDPQIEDTVSFIDDQKRFIMREFQRMPKLDHFVNLLRENGLQIDNWNAKIQAFWRTKVTFVKPDPTIATGGLTVMIQKILSTVPIEDLDKLLRQKTMHSDSFRKFLQILKSTDFVNLLDAIDKNIVLQRHFFWAKQEGIEITFALELLKNLHVYVTEEIR, from the coding sequence atgatttataaatttttccagGCACTTCCAATAATGAATTTTACTTATAATGGATCGCTTATCATGTTAGGCGTAGCCGCCATGTTGTCAATCGTCCTTTTTAGCGTCATGGCCTATCATCTTGGTTCCGTGGCAGACGATTTCGCATTGTCGGACTCTATATCGTTGAGAAATAATACTTCACTGGAGGAAGATTTGAAGgatatattaaagtttataCCTCTGAGCGAGAtaggaataattattaacaattatttaaagtatGACCCGCAGATCGAAGACACGGTGAGCTTCATCGACGATCAAAAGAGGTTCATCATGAGAGAATTCCAGCGTATGCCTAAATTAGATCATTTTGTGAATCTCTTGCGAGAAAATGGTCTGCAGATTGATAATTGGAACGCAAAGATTCAAGCATTTTGGAGGACAAAGGTCACTTTCGTTAAACCAGATCCGACTATTGCCACGGGTGGTCTAACTGTGATGATCCAAAAGATTTTAAGCACTGTGCCGATAGAGGATCTCGATAAACTTCTGCGACAGAAGACGATGCATTCCGATAGTTTCCGTAAATTTCTTCAGATATTGAAGTCCACAGATTTTGTAAATCTTCTCGATGCTATCGACAAGAATATCGTGCTGCAACGTCACTTCTTCTGGGCGAAGCAAGAAGGCATCGAAATCACTTTCGCTTTGGAACTCTTAAAGAATTTGCATGTTTACGTAACGGAAGAAATTCGATAA